Below is a window of Lacrimispora xylanolytica DNA.
TTTTACACGATCAGGTATTTATTACACGGAGCGGTTGGGGCTATGTGAACCTGGATGTGACAACGGACTGTGAATTTATAGAGCTGCCTAAAAAGACGGTTGGTGAACTTGACTTTGAAAACGACCAGTGCAGCGTACCGTTTCTGATTCACCCGGAACGGATGCATCAGGGAGAGAATTCCGGCAGAATCATGATAACCGGAATGGAAGATAGATTTATAATACCGGTCACGGCGGTTGTAAACCCCGGAGGAGGGATATCGGCGGAGGATGCCTTTGCAAAAGAGGCTTTCGGCCGATTTTTGCGGCTGCGCCTTTTGGAGGAAAGCGGTCAAAGAAGCGGCGACGTTCTCTGTGAAGACATGGAAAAGGCCCTTGATGAGCTGGAGCTGATGAAGGGAGAGCAAAGCCTTTATAAGCTTTTTCGGTCTGAGGTCTGCCTGTTACAGGGGAAGCCATCAAAAGCAGCTCTTTTGCTTGACGAGTGCCGGGATGAAATCTTAAATGAGCGTCAGGAAAAACGGGAAATATATTGTTATTATCAGTATTTGCGGTTACAGGTTCAGCCGGATGAATATCAGAGGGAATCCCTGATCCGCCTCATGAAGAAGTATCTGGAAGAAGACAGAAGATTATTTTGGCTGTTTCTTCTTCTGATGAAGCTGGATCGCAGGATGTTTGACAATATGCCTGCTTTGTTTTCCATGTTAAAACGTCAATTTGATACGGGAGTAAGAAGCCCATTTTTCTATCTATGGGGCTGTCGGGTGCTCAAGGAAGCTCCGGACTTAATCCGGTCCCTGGGACCTATGGAGCTGCAGATTCTTTATCACTGCGTGGGCAAGGGCTTAGTGGATAAAAAGCTGGCTCTGGCAGTTTCAAAGCTGACCCTATCATCAAAGCATTTTAACAGTCTCCATTACCGGATGCTTGTAAAGCTTTACGAGGAATTTCAGGAAAAGGAAGTACTGGAAGCTATTTGTGCACTCCTAATTAAGGGAGAGTGCCGTATGGCAGAGGCCTTTGCCTGGTATGAAAAGGGAATAAAAGCAGGAATCAGCCTGACTAGGCTTTATGAATATTATATCTATGCCCTTCCAAAGAATTATTGCTATCTTCTGCCTAAGGAAGTACTTTTGTATTTTTCCTACGGAGGAAGTGAGCTGGATTTAAACAACAGAACAGTTCTTTATAAAAATGTCCTGGTATATCTGGAGCCGACAGATCCGTTATACCAGGCTTATGAACGAACCATAGAAAAGTTTGCGACCGAGCAGCTGTTTGAGTCCAGAATCGACAATCGTCTGGCCTCCATCTATGAAAAGATGATATTTAAGGATGTCATAGATCTGCCTATGGCCATGGTATTGCCATCGATTTTACGTTCTTACCGGGTGGAATGCCAGAATAAAAAGATGAAGTATGTGATTGTCTGCTACGAAGAGCTGACAGAAGAGGATGCATTCCTACTTGACGATGGAGTCGCCTATGTACCATTATTTTCAGAGCACAGCATTCTGTTATTCCAGGATGCCTATGGAAACCGGTATGCCAATATACCCTATAAGAAAGATGCGGTCATGGACCGGCCGGAGCTTGAGGAGCGTTGCTTTGAACTGTTTCCGGAGCATTCCATGCTTCGCTTGAGGGCGTGTGAAAAAGCACTGTCAAAGGGAATCACGGACAGAAAAGAAGTTAAGATTTTAGAAGCGACGTTAGAAGATCCTAAGCTTCGTCCGTATTATCAGCGACTTTTATTATCGAAAGTGATTGAGTTCTATCAAAAACAGACCGATGCTCCGGAAGAAGACGGAGATGGAGCTAAATATCTTCTGACTTTGGATAAAAAGGTTCTTACCAAAGAGGAACGGATTGGAGTCTGCAATACCCTGATCCTTAACGGTTATATGGAAGAAGCATTTCATATGATACGGGAATTTGGTTGTGAAGGCATAGGAATGGAGCAGCTTTATAAGCTGTGTACAAAGATGATTCTCCAAAAGCTATTTGACGAGGATTCTCTGCTTTTGACCATCGCCTATGAAGTTTTTAAAGAAGGAAAAAATGACAGTGTTATTTTGGACTATCTGTGTGAACATTTTAACGGTCTGTCAGACCAGATGTATCATGTTTTGATGCAATCGGTTTCCGGTCATGTGGAAACCTATGATTTAGAGGAAAGGCTAACGGCCCAGATGATGTTTTCCGGGGCCATGACAAAGCTTGATAAGGTATTCCATTTATATAGAAACCGCAAGGAGACCAATGACAATATTGTTAAGGCATATCTGACCATAAAGTGTACGGAATACTTTATGGAGGATAAGGAACCGGAAGAAAAGGTATTAGCTTATTTGGAAGGCGTGGTAAAAGCCTCCTCCATAAAGGGACGTCTGCCCACCATTTATTTACTGTCCCTCTCCAAGTATTATGCCAAGCTTTCAGAGCTTACGGATGAGCAGAAGGAACTGTGCAGGGAGACGGTTGAGTTTTTACTGGAGGAAGGATATGTCTTCCCGCATTTTAAAGACTTGTCAAAGTATGTTCCCATGCCTGAGGATATCCTCGATAAAGCTATGATCCAGTACTGCGCAGGCCGTGATTCCAAGATTGACCTTCAGATAAGGATTCTGCCAGATGAGGAAGAATTCCATAGTGAAGATATCTCCCGTGTCTACCAGGGCGTGTTCGTGAAGCAGAAGATTCTGTTTGAAGGCGAGATTATGGAGTACCGGATCAGCGAGCTGATTGACGAAGACTGGGTACTTAAAAAAGAGGGCAGCATAAGCTGCGATGCCGGGGAATCTTCAAAAGATATGGACAGCAGATTTGCGTGTCTCAATGAAATGAGCCTGTCTTTGAGTTTAAAGGATGAAACGGCGCTTAAAATACGGATGCAGGAGTACTTAAGGAAGAATGCTGCTGCAGAAGAATTATTTCCACTGATGTAAGATAAAGGGGGCTGTCGATGGACGGACTGATAATAGGGCTTGATCTTTGTGATGCCTATACCCGCATATGCTGCCATGACAGGGAAAAGTCATGGTGCATTCCAACGGTAATCTGCCGTAAAAAGGATGAAGATGCCTGGTATGTAGGAGAGGAAGCCTATGCCTACACGCTCGTAGGGGAAGGTATCATAGTAGACAAGCTGATAAAAATGGTTAGAAAAGAAGGAACTGCCACTCTGGGCGGTATCAAATACGAAGGTCTTAACCTTCTGACAATGTTCTTAAAAAAGATATTAAAGCTTCCCATGGAGGAATTTTTCTGCGAAGAAGTAAAGCAGCTTGTGGTCACACTGCAAAAGGCGGATGCGAAAATTATGGACGCTCTCATGTATTGCGGAGACGCCCTTGGCATTCCCAGAGACCGGATACATATCGTAAGCCATACGGAAGCATTTGTATATTACGTGCTCAGCCAGAAAAAGGAAGTCTGGAGCAACCAGGTAGGGGTATTTGACTTATCTGAGGATTCCTTTCATTATCATGAATTAAAGGTTCAAAGAGGGCTTCGAAAGATGATGGTCATTGCAGAGGATGAGGCATTAGAGGAGAGCTTTAACCTGGATATTTTAGATACGCCATCCGGCGGAAAGCTGGCGGATAAGATCTTAAGCTCCTGTGCAGACAGACTCCTTCAGAAAAAGCTGTTCTCCTCCTTATTCCTCACGGGAAAAGGATTTGAACGCCACGACTGGGCACCTGACTCCATGAAGCTTCTCTGCCATCGCAGAAAGGTATTTATGGAGCCGGAATTGTTTGCAAGAGGAGCCGCTATAAGGGGGATGGATTATCTCCAGGAAAAATCGGCGTATCCATTTATCTGTATTTGTGAAGGACGTCTCCATTCCACCGTTTCCATGCGGGTGCTTCATAAGGAACGGGAGAGCCAGCTGGTGGTTGCAGCCGCAGGTGACAACTGGTATGAATCAAAGAGCAGTGTAGATTTGATTGTGGATAATCAGGATTACGTAGAGTTTATGGTAACTCCAATGGATCCGAAGCAAAGACGCTTAATTAAAATAGATCTGGAAGGATTTCCAAAGCGTCCGGGGAGAACCACAAGGCTTGGCATCAGCTTTGGGTTTCTGGATGAAAAAACCATGGCAGTGGTATTAAAAGACAAAGGCTTTGGGGAATTGTTTCCGGCTTCAGATACCATCATAAGACAAGAGGTCATGCTATGAGTCTGATACTTTGCCGGCAGGAGCCGGTTAAACATCCATATTATTTTGAAGGTCTGGGAGTTCGCTTGTATTCCTCTCAGGAGCTTTGCTATGTTATTTATAACAATCCTCTCCTTGTTATGGAGGGCTTCGTAGATAATGCACTGATTGAATTCATTCGGGATGATCTTGATATGGCCTTTCTAGCGCTTAAGCTGGTCAAATGGCAGCAAAGCGGTGAAGACGGCGACGAGCTGCTGGCGCTCATTCTTCATGAATGCGATTATTACAATGGGGCAGAGGTAAGCCGTTTTAGGCAGAAGCTCTCATCCTACCGCAGAATGCCTGAGGCAGAGTTCTTAAAAGAAAGAGCCGATTATTTATTTTCCAGAAAGCAATATGGAAAATCAGCGGCAGAATACCAGAAGATTTTAGATCTCCCAAAGGGAAACCGTGGATCAGAGGTATTTCAGGCCAAAATTTATAATAACCTGGGAGCATCCTACGCCAGGCTGTTTATGACGGACAAGGCTTATCTGGCCTATCAGAAATCCTTTGATCTTGTGAAAAGCAGCGAGGTATTAAAAAGAATCTGCCATCTTTCCCAGTGGAATCCCGGCCTTGTCATCAGTGAGCGGTTAAAGGTTCTGATTACGGAGGAGCTTTTGCAGGAATCCGGGCAGGATCGAAAGGAAGCAGAAGAAAAGGCAGAACAGGCAGACAGCCTCTTAGAGCTTGATAAGCTGTTTCAAAAGGATCCCATTAAGCGTTTCCAGGGAGCTGGAGAGCTTGTGCAAAAATGGAAGCAGGAATACCGTAACATTATGTCTTGACAAAACCAGGAAAACACACTATCATTACATGGTATAAGATAACAATAAGAAAAAGGTTAAGAAAAAGAGGAGTACGATCATAACCCTGAAAGAGAGAATCGTCCATCGGCTGAAAGGCGGTTAAGGAAGTATGTTCGGAAGGTAGCTTTGGAACCGGAAGGCTGAAATTTAAGAAGTAAGTCTTCACGCCTGGCAGCGTTAAAGGCCTTAAGAGATATGACCAAGTGTCATAATATAAGGTGGTACCGCGACGATTCGCCCTTTGCATCCCAGGATGCAAGGGGCTTTTCTTATGTTCTAAAAACTGATGGAAGAATAAAGGAGAAGAATATGAAAGAGTTGGAAAAAACTTATGATCCGGCAGGGATCGAAGGAAAGCTTTATCAGAAGTGGCTGGATAAAAAATATTTCCACGCTGAGCCTAATCAGGATAAAAAACCATTTACCATTGTAATGCCGCCGCCAAACATTACAGGACAGCTTCACATGGGGCATGCTCTTGATAATACCATGCAGGATATCCTTATTCGTTATAAGAGGATGCAGGGCTTTGAGGCTCTTTGGCAGCCGGGAACCGACCATGCGGCCATTGCGACGGAAGTAAAGGTTATTGAGAATTTAAAAAAGCAGGGCATTGATAAGGCTGATCTTGGCAGAGATGGCTTTTTAGAAAAGTGCTGGGACTGGAAACAGGAGTACGGCAGCAAGATCATTAACCAGCTTCATAAGATGGGCTCCTCCGCAGATTGGGAGAGAGAACGTTTTACCATGGATGAAGGTTGCTCCGAAGCTGTACAGGAAGTATTTATCCGCCTTCATAAAAAAGGATATATCTATAAAGGATCAAGAATTATTAACTGGTGTCCAGTGTGTCAGACCTCCATTTCAGATGCTGAGGTAGAGCATGAGGACCAGAACGGCTTCTTCTGGCATATTAATTATCCCATTGCCGGGGAAGAGGGAAGATATGTAGAGATCGCTACCACAAGACCGGAGACTCTCCTTGGAGATACGGCTGTTGCTGTAAATCCGGAAGATGAGCGGTATCAGGGACTCATTGGAAAGATGCTTAAGCTTCCGCTTACAGACCGTGAGATACCTGTTGTTGCAGATTCCTATGTAGATAAAGACTTTGGTACCGGCTGTGTTAAAATCACACCGGCCCATGACCCTAACGACTTTGAGGTAGGTAAAAGACATCATCTGCCGGAGCTTACCATTATGAATGACGATGCAACCATTCATCTTCCTGGCAGCAAGTATCATGGCATGGACCGCTATGAGGCCAGAAAGACCATGGTTAAGGATTTAGAAGCACTTGGCTTATTGGTTAAGGTGGTTCCCCATACCCATGCGGTAGGAACCCATGACCGCTGCGGCACCACAGTAGAGCCTCTGGTAAAACAGCAGTGGTTCGTTAAGATGGAAGAGATGGCAAAGCCAGCCATTGAAGCATTGAATAACGGTGCCTTAAAGTTTGTTCCAGAGCGTTTTGACAAGACCTATCTTCACTGGCTTGAGAACATCCGTGACTGGTGTATTTCCAGACAGCTTTGGTGGGGACACCGGATTCCGGCTTACTACTGCGATGAGTGCAAGGAAATTATCGTAGGGAAGGAAGCCCCAGATGTTTGCCCAAAATGCGGCTGCACTCACTTTACTCAGGATGAAGATACCCTGGATACCTGGTTCTCCTCTGCATTATGGCCATTTTCTACACTTGGCTGGCCCAATGAAACAGAGGAACTTAAATATTTCTACCCAACAGACGTACTGGTAACAGGTTATGATATCATATTCTTCTGGGTAATCCGTATGGTATTCTCAGGCATTGAGCAGACCGGAAAACTTCCATTCCACACCGTACTGATCCACGGCCTTGTAAGGGATTCGGAAGGACGTAAGATGAGCAAATCCTTAGGCAATGGAATCGATCCTCTGGAAATCATTGATAAGTACGGCGCCGATGCGCTTCGTATGACTCTGATTACAGGAAATGCTCCTGGAAATGATATGCGTTTTTACTGGGAGAGAGTAGAAGCCAGCAGAAACTTTGCCAATAAGGTTTGGAATGCGTCCCGTTTCATTATGATGAATATTGAGAAAGCACCAAATGCAGAGGCTGAGTTATCCCAGCTAACCATGGCGGATAAGTGGATTTTATCTAAGGTCAATTCTCTGGCGAAAGATGTAACAGAAAACCTGGATAAATATGAGCTTGGAATTGCCCTTCAAAAGGTATATGATTTTATTTGGGAAGAATTCTGTGACTGGTATATTGAGATGGTAAAACCAAGATTGTGGAACGATGAAGATACCACAAAGGCGGCAGCCATCTGGACCTTAAAGACAGTACTCATTCAGTCCTTAAAGCTGCTTCACCCATATATGCCGTTCCTTACCGAGGAGATTTTCTGTAATCTTCAGGAAGAGGAAGAGTCTATTATGATTTCTCAGTGGCCGGTATTTAAAGATTCCTGGAATTTTGCCTCAGAGGAACACGCGGTAGAGACCATTAAGGAAGCTGTAAGAGGAATCCGTAATGTGCGTACCTCTATGAACGTTCCGCCAAGCAAAAAGGCTAAGGTTTACGTGGTATCTGAAAACCAGGAAATCCTTACGATCTTTGAGCAGAGCAAAGTATTTTTTGCGACCCTTGGATATGCAAGTGAGGTTTGTCTCCAAAAGGATAAGAACGGTATCTCTGACGATGCAGTTTCCGCAGTTATCCATCAGGCGGTAATCTATATGCCATTTGCAGAGCTGGTAGACATTGAGAAAGAGATTGAGCGTCTGAAGAAAGAGGAAGAACGTTTGGAGAAAGAGCTTGCCCGTGTAAACGGAATGCTGAACAACGAAAGGTTCGTAAGCAAAGCGCCGGAAGAAAAGATCGAAGAAGAAAAGGCAAAGCTTCAAAAATATACCCAGATGCTTCTGCAGGTTAAGGAAAGACTTGATCAGCTTTCTTAAACCGTTATAGAATAATCGACAATTAAAAATGGTTTGGTAAAAACAGTCGAACATGGCCATAGGGCCGTGTCCGGCTGTTTTTTTGTGGCAGGAAAGTGGGAGTGGAGGGGAGAGCACAGAAGTGCTGGATTGACTTTCAAGACAAGTTTTTGGTGTAAAAATATGTCAGCAAATGCCGTAGCAGGATGGAAAAAGACGATGAAAAAGTGGAATTATTCCCTTGGTTTTGACAAATTCTGAAAGGTATACTGGCTATAATGTTCGTACAGGGCAGGAGGTGAATGCAGCAACGGAAATAAACCTGTACATAGACGTGTTGTTCTTTATTAATTTTACCATGGATTTGCTTGTATTATCCATCGTGAGACGAGGTCTCAAATATCGTTTGATCTGGTGGAGAATGATTCTTGGGGCAGGGTTAGGAGCTTCCTGGGCTGTATTTGCCGCCGCATTTTCCTTGTTGCCCCCATGGCTTTTAATGGGAATCACCTATCTTGTGATAAGCACTCTGATGGTGATGACAGCCTTTTGTATAAAAAAACCAAAGGAAATAGTTAAGGCAGTGGCAGCGCTTTACCTGGCAACGGCATTGACAGCCGGTATTATGTATGCCCTATATCAACATACGAAGGCCGGTTATTATATAGAACAGATTCTTAGAGGAAATGGCAGAGCTGCCATGCCTCTTTACCGGTTAATTTTTCTTGCAGCAGGCGCTTATTTTGGCATTCGGTATTTTCTTTGGAGGATTCCCGCCATATGGAAAGGAAAGAGCAA
It encodes the following:
- a CDS encoding DUF5717 family protein; amino-acid sequence: MRERINRLAKGIIDSEIPKIKVTPSGIDDVVRSGGATRRELVVTSENNLHIKGLAYSSNFRVRLISGAFGGTYNHLVYEINGSFLEDGDVIKGSFYLVTNGGEREVPYSFRVELGTSGKALSDLKTAEDFADAAKKDMDTALRLFEYRDFVTAPFMDDLHIRAIYDGLKGRPDRRKELEEFLTALKVKKPVVLSVDDKELRFGELEDVLHDQVFITRSGWGYVNLDVTTDCEFIELPKKTVGELDFENDQCSVPFLIHPERMHQGENSGRIMITGMEDRFIIPVTAVVNPGGGISAEDAFAKEAFGRFLRLRLLEESGQRSGDVLCEDMEKALDELELMKGEQSLYKLFRSEVCLLQGKPSKAALLLDECRDEILNERQEKREIYCYYQYLRLQVQPDEYQRESLIRLMKKYLEEDRRLFWLFLLLMKLDRRMFDNMPALFSMLKRQFDTGVRSPFFYLWGCRVLKEAPDLIRSLGPMELQILYHCVGKGLVDKKLALAVSKLTLSSKHFNSLHYRMLVKLYEEFQEKEVLEAICALLIKGECRMAEAFAWYEKGIKAGISLTRLYEYYIYALPKNYCYLLPKEVLLYFSYGGSELDLNNRTVLYKNVLVYLEPTDPLYQAYERTIEKFATEQLFESRIDNRLASIYEKMIFKDVIDLPMAMVLPSILRSYRVECQNKKMKYVIVCYEELTEEDAFLLDDGVAYVPLFSEHSILLFQDAYGNRYANIPYKKDAVMDRPELEERCFELFPEHSMLRLRACEKALSKGITDRKEVKILEATLEDPKLRPYYQRLLLSKVIEFYQKQTDAPEEDGDGAKYLLTLDKKVLTKEERIGVCNTLILNGYMEEAFHMIREFGCEGIGMEQLYKLCTKMILQKLFDEDSLLLTIAYEVFKEGKNDSVILDYLCEHFNGLSDQMYHVLMQSVSGHVETYDLEERLTAQMMFSGAMTKLDKVFHLYRNRKETNDNIVKAYLTIKCTEYFMEDKEPEEKVLAYLEGVVKASSIKGRLPTIYLLSLSKYYAKLSELTDEQKELCRETVEFLLEEGYVFPHFKDLSKYVPMPEDILDKAMIQYCAGRDSKIDLQIRILPDEEEFHSEDISRVYQGVFVKQKILFEGEIMEYRISELIDEDWVLKKEGSISCDAGESSKDMDSRFACLNEMSLSLSLKDETALKIRMQEYLRKNAAAEELFPLM
- a CDS encoding sigma-E processing peptidase SpoIIGA, with product MVLTNSERYTGYNVRTGQEVNAATEINLYIDVLFFINFTMDLLVLSIVRRGLKYRLIWWRMILGAGLGASWAVFAAAFSLLPPWLLMGITYLVISTLMVMTAFCIKKPKEIVKAVAALYLATALTAGIMYALYQHTKAGYYIEQILRGNGRAAMPLYRLIFLAAGAYFGIRYFLWRIPAIWKGKSNFFEVTMRYRGKEKKVMALLDTGNRLYEPVSRRPVHVVTYEAVREICETVSEVIYIPFGSVGKSSGVMPGIFLDEMEVRQGDEVKVIEKPLIAVCKKTLSVNGEYQMLLHEE
- a CDS encoding valine--tRNA ligase codes for the protein MKELEKTYDPAGIEGKLYQKWLDKKYFHAEPNQDKKPFTIVMPPPNITGQLHMGHALDNTMQDILIRYKRMQGFEALWQPGTDHAAIATEVKVIENLKKQGIDKADLGRDGFLEKCWDWKQEYGSKIINQLHKMGSSADWERERFTMDEGCSEAVQEVFIRLHKKGYIYKGSRIINWCPVCQTSISDAEVEHEDQNGFFWHINYPIAGEEGRYVEIATTRPETLLGDTAVAVNPEDERYQGLIGKMLKLPLTDREIPVVADSYVDKDFGTGCVKITPAHDPNDFEVGKRHHLPELTIMNDDATIHLPGSKYHGMDRYEARKTMVKDLEALGLLVKVVPHTHAVGTHDRCGTTVEPLVKQQWFVKMEEMAKPAIEALNNGALKFVPERFDKTYLHWLENIRDWCISRQLWWGHRIPAYYCDECKEIIVGKEAPDVCPKCGCTHFTQDEDTLDTWFSSALWPFSTLGWPNETEELKYFYPTDVLVTGYDIIFFWVIRMVFSGIEQTGKLPFHTVLIHGLVRDSEGRKMSKSLGNGIDPLEIIDKYGADALRMTLITGNAPGNDMRFYWERVEASRNFANKVWNASRFIMMNIEKAPNAEAELSQLTMADKWILSKVNSLAKDVTENLDKYELGIALQKVYDFIWEEFCDWYIEMVKPRLWNDEDTTKAAAIWTLKTVLIQSLKLLHPYMPFLTEEIFCNLQEEEESIMISQWPVFKDSWNFASEEHAVETIKEAVRGIRNVRTSMNVPPSKKAKVYVVSENQEILTIFEQSKVFFATLGYASEVCLQKDKNGISDDAVSAVIHQAVIYMPFAELVDIEKEIERLKKEEERLEKELARVNGMLNNERFVSKAPEEKIEEEKAKLQKYTQMLLQVKERLDQLS
- a CDS encoding DUF5716 family protein, translating into MDGLIIGLDLCDAYTRICCHDREKSWCIPTVICRKKDEDAWYVGEEAYAYTLVGEGIIVDKLIKMVRKEGTATLGGIKYEGLNLLTMFLKKILKLPMEEFFCEEVKQLVVTLQKADAKIMDALMYCGDALGIPRDRIHIVSHTEAFVYYVLSQKKEVWSNQVGVFDLSEDSFHYHELKVQRGLRKMMVIAEDEALEESFNLDILDTPSGGKLADKILSSCADRLLQKKLFSSLFLTGKGFERHDWAPDSMKLLCHRRKVFMEPELFARGAAIRGMDYLQEKSAYPFICICEGRLHSTVSMRVLHKERESQLVVAAAGDNWYESKSSVDLIVDNQDYVEFMVTPMDPKQRRLIKIDLEGFPKRPGRTTRLGISFGFLDEKTMAVVLKDKGFGELFPASDTIIRQEVML